AAGACCGTGTTGTTCGAATTTGCGCGCGGCGGGCCGAATGGCATCACGCATGCGCTGGACGTGATTTCACCGGAAGTACTCGCGCGGGCGGGTATCCTCTACATCAAGGTGTCCTATGAGGAGTCGGTGCGGAAGAATCGTCGGCGCTTCAAACCGGAGCTGGCGCATTCGATTCTCTATCACAGCTTGCCTGACGACAAGATGGAACGATATTACAGAGAGACTGATTGGCCGCGCATCGCGCCGGACCTGAGCGGAGCGATGGTCAGCCAGGGCGTCACCGTACCGTATTCCGTGCTGGTCAATGAACCGGAAGTCACGGACAGTGTGCAGAAGCTGGCGCCCGCGCTTGAAGCCGCACTGAACAAACTCTGGGCGACTTGCGGAGACCGGAAATGGCAATGAAGACACCGAAGCAATTTCGCCGTGTCGAGCAATCGTGGGATGAATTCTGGGCGGAATTCTGGCGGATTCGACTGATCGACGGTGACGAGACGGTCGCCTGGAAGAATGAGCAGGTGGTTGAGTTCTGCTGGCAGGTGTTGAAGCTCAAGTCCGGCATGAGCGTGCTGGATCTGGGTTGCGGCGGGGGCTATCAGGCGGTCTTGCTGGCGCAGCGCGGCGTGAAGGTTCACGGCATTGATGTCTCGGCGAAGCTCGCGGCGCACGGGACGAAGTTAGCGAAGCAGATGAAGGTCCCGGCGACGTTTGCCGCGGGCGACATGCGCAAGCTATCGTATCACGAGCAGTTCGACCGGGTCGTCGTGCTCGGCATGAGCTTCGGCTTTGGCAGCGAGGAGGAGAATGTCCACACCGCCGAACGCATCTTTCGGGCCGTGAAACCGGGCGGCATGGTCCTGCTCACGGGCATGCATCCGTACTCCGCGTCAACGCACGCGGGTCCCGATTGGATGGAAACGAACGAGGGCCTGCTGATTCATCGCGGCGAATTCGATCCGCTGACGTCGCGACTGGGCGGGATGTGGGAACTCGTCCGACCCGACGGGACGATCATCACGGAAGGCGACAATCCGGAGCAGGACGGGATTCGCTGCTATTCCGCGCCGGAGATCAAGCGGATCGTCACGGAGGCCGGATTCAGGCGGCCGGCGTGTTACGGTTCGTGGATGCTGCCGCCCGCGGATTTGCAGTGGTTTTCGTCCGAGCTGATCACGGTCGCCGAGAAACCGGCGAAGCGCAGATCATCATAACCCCGGGGCTGAACTCAGCAACTGCGATGACCTCTCGCGCTGAAACGGTGGTCCAGCTTGGACCGTTGCGGTTGAGTTCTCCGGCGATCCTCGCTCCGCTGGCGGGGTACACGGATTCCGCAATGCGACGGATCTCACGGCGCCATGGTGCGGCGCTGGTCTTCTCGGAAATGCTCTCCGGTGAAGGCGCGCGGCGCCATGGCGAGAAGACGTTCAAGATGGCCGGTTTTCAGCCGGAGGAACGACCGTACTTCGTTCAGTTCTTCGCGACGAATCCGGAACAGGCCGCGGACGCAGCCAAGCGCCTGGCCGAGTTGCAACCGGACGGCCTCGATTTGAATTTCGGCTGTCCGGTCAAGCGGATCATCTTGAATCAGGGCGGGTCGGCGTTACTGAAAGATGTCCCGCTATTGGCGAGCATTGTGGCGGCCGCTGTGAAAGCAACGTCGCTTCCGGTCTCGGTCAAGATGCGCTCGGGTTGGGACCGCCGGTCTTTGAACGCGGTCACCGTAGCGCGGGCCGTGGCGGATGCCGGCGCGGCGTGGGTCACCGTGCATGCGCGGACGCGCAGCGAGTTTTTCGAGGGGCGGGCGCATTGGGAGTGGATCGGCGAGGTGAAGTCGGCGATCGGCATTCCCGTAATCGGCAACGGTGACGTGCGCACGCCGGAGGACGCCGCAACCCTGTTGCGAACCACGCAGTGCGATGCCGTGATGATCGGACGCGCGGCGATCGGCTATCCGTTCATCTTTCGCGAGATCAACTCGCTCCTGTCAACCGGCGATCCCGGTCCGGCGCCGACACCCCGCGAGCGCGGCGACGCGGCGGCGCAGCATCTGGCCTGGATGCTCGAGCGGTATCCCGAACGCCGCGCCGTCAATGAGTTCCGCAAGCACTTGATCGGCTATGTTCGCGGATTGCCGATGAGTTCGCGATTCAAGAATCATGCGGTGCGGCTGAACAGCGCGGCCGACGTGCTGGAGGCGCTCCACTTCTTCGTCAGTTCACTGCCCGACGAGCCGTTCGCCCGCCCGCTGGCGACGCTGGCCGACGCTCCGGTTTGGAGCTGATCAGCTCGCAGGCTTCGGCACGGGCAGCGACAATTCGTCGATCACCAGCGCTCGGAGTTCCGCGCGCATTTGATCGCGCAGCGCGTTCATCCGCTCCTGCGCGTCATCCGCGTCGATGCGGCGAATCGGATCGGGATAGCCACGATGCACGGTCTTGCGCGCGCCCGGCAAATAGGGGCAGGTCTCGTGCGCGGAATCGCAGACCGTGATCACGAGGTCGAGCTTACGGTTCAGGAATTCGGCGATGCCCTTGGAGCGCAGGGCCGTCGTGTCGATGCCGAGCGCGTGCAGCGATCGAATGGTGAGCGGATGCACGAAGCCCGGATGCGTACCGGCGGAGTGAATTTCTATGTGATCTCCGAGTTCCAAGCGCAGCATCGCTTCGCCCAGCTGACTGCGCATCGAATTCCCGGTACAGACGACCAGCACGACGGGTTTCGGGTTCATGGGACTTGCTCGATGCGCGGGGTGGGATCCGCGGTAATCGGGCCGCGCGCGCGCTTGATTTCGGCGGTAATGAATTCGTTAAGCATTTGACCGGAGTTTTGCAGAGTTGACGGTTGAAAGCCGAGGTAGCGTTCCGCCTGCGACACGGCGACGAAATCGATGGAAGCCACGCGATAACTCTTGGCGGAATCGATCGGTTGTCCGTTGACCAGGGCCTCCGTCAGCGCGACCTCTGCTCCGCGCTTTCGATAGCGAACGGTCAATCCCGATACTTCGAGTACGCCGTGCGTTTCGCATCCATGCGCCAGCGCTTGTTCGCGCGCGATGCTGAGCAACTGCGCGCCGCTGGCATCAAAGGTGACGGCGGAGTTTTCGAAGGGCAACAGCTCCATGACTTTCAGCAGCGTGATCGGACCCGGCGACCAGTCGCTGCGGATACCGCCCGCATTCACGAGGGCAACGTCAGCGGCGAACTGCTCGCGGAGCCGGTCGCAGATCCAGTTTCCGACATTGCTGGTCTTGTAGTAGCCGCGCGTCCATGGTTCACCGAGGTCGCCGATCACCTCGCCGTAGCGCGCCTGAATGACCGTCTCCAGACTGTCGGCGAGCAGCGCCAGGGCCGTCCGCGGACCGCCACTAACCGCGAGTAATTCATCGAGACGACCGTCGAATTTCGTCACGGAGTCGCCGTCCACCGTAAGTTCGAGGACTCCGAGGTTCTTGCAGTAGCTGCCGGCCTGCGCGATAATGACCTGGTTGACCAGTTCGGGAGTTTTCAACCGCGTGTGGCTGTGTCCGCCGATGATCACATCCGCGCCATGTATCTTTCGCGCGAGTTCGCGATCCCCGTCCACGCCGATGTGCGTGAGCAGGATGATGAGGTCGGTCGTCGGATCGAGTTCATCGATGCAGCGCTGCGCGGTCTCCGCGGCGTCAGAGATTGAGAACGGATCGATGCACTTTTTCGCGACGACATCGGCAAGTCCGTCGAGGATCAGACCGATGACGCCTATGCGCAGCCCGTTCTGCTCGGTGATCAAAGTCGGGGCGGCAAAGGGCTGGCCGTTCGCGCGTCGAATCAAGTTAGCGCAGAGTTGCGGGTAGGCTGCCTGTGCGACAAAGGCCGTCGCGTGATCGGCGCCCAGATCGAGATCGTGATTGCCGACGGCCTGCGCGGTAATGCCGACCCGCTGCAGCATGTCGTGCAACGCGCCGCCGCGCACACCGTCATAGTCGATCGTACAGATCGGGTTACCGGTCATGAGGTCGCCGGCATCGAGGTACACGGTGGCGGGATATCGCTTTCGCAACTCGGTGAGTTTCGCTTCGAGCGCGGCCACACCGCCGACGAGCGCTTTGTCGTCGCGCCATTCGGCGGGCTCGGGGACAAAGTGGCCGTGAATGTCATTCGTGTGGAAGATGACGAGTTGCCGCCCGGCCGCGCTGGAGATCGCGGCGACCGTCAGCATCCACAAGACCACTGCGAACTTACGCATTCCCCTTCACTCCATTTCTACGCTCCGAATATACCAATTTTGGCAGCGGGATGCAACTCCCCGGCGGATCGCTCCCCCGCCCGGCCATGCGGAAAGGTGAGCCGCTGAGAGTTGCCATTTCCGCTTACGTTCGCTTTGCGAATGCGCTGGCCTGGCACGCGTATGAGCAGGCGTATGCTCTGCATCGAGCCGGCCACGAGGTGCTATTGTTTTGTCAGGCAGGATCTCCACTGGCGACGCGCTGCGCGGACGCGACGTTCGGTGTGCATTCCGAGTTGAATTTGCATCGTTGGTCGCCGCCGGAAGTCGCGCGGAATCTGCGTGAAGTGCGACGGGCGCTCGCGGCGTTTCGGCCGGACGTACTCCATCCGCATTGCCCGCCGGGCCACACGTATTTTGCGTTGGCACAGGGAGTCGTGGGCGACCAAGTTCCGTTGGTCCGAACCGTGTCGGAGCCGCGTCGGCCGAAGGCGAATCCGATCAACTCGTATTTGCACCGCAGGCGGACGGACGGGATGATCTATACGACGGAGACCTCGGTGGTCAGATACCGCAACTTGCTGGCGGGCGCGCGCCTGCCGCAGCGGGTGATTTTGCCGGGATTCCGCGCCAATGAATTTGTGGAAGGAGTCCGGTCCGCGGGCTATCGCGGGCAGGTCGGGCTTTCGCCCGAAGTCGTGCTTGCCGGAGTGATCGCGCGGATGTCGCCGGAGAAGGGACAGGAGGTATTGATTGAGGCACTGTCGTTGTTGAGTGAAGCCGAACGTTCGCGGCTGCATGTGGTGATGGCGGGGGAAGACTCACGCGAGCGCGGCCAGCGGCAGTTGCGAGCGCTGGCGGAGCAATTTGGCGTCGCGGCCACGGTTTCATTCCTGCCCAAGCTCGCGGATGTCCGGCCGCTGATGAGCGAACTCGAGCTGGGGATCATCACCTCGACGACCAGCGAAGCGATTTGCCGAGTGGCCTTGGAGTACATGAGTTTCGGCATTCCGGTGGTTTCCAGCGATGTGAATATCTTGCCGGAAGTTGTGATCGACGGTCGGAACGGTTGGGTCTTTCGGAATCGCGATGCGGCCGGGCTGGCCGCCGTGCTATCCGCGGCAGTCACCTCGGCCGGTGACCGCAAGTCTCGCGGTGCGGCCGGGTCGGTGCTGGTCCGGGAGCAGTTTGCGCCCGAGCGTGAAGTTGCCGCCACGCTGGAGCTGTTCGCGGTTGCGGCGGCCTATCATTGCGGGCGCCATTCATGAGCGCAAAGCTGCCGATTTCGCTGGTGGTCATCGCCCACAATGAGGAACGCAACATCGAACGCTGTTTGCGGGCGGCGGAGTTTTGCGCGGAGCGGATCGTCGTAGATTCCGGCTCCACCGACGGGACTCCGGAGCGTGCGCGGAGCTGCGGTGCGCGGGTTATCGCACGGTCGTGGACGGGGTATCGCGATCAGAAGAATTTCGGCAGCGCGCAGGCGACGCAGCCGTGGGTGCTGTGTATCGATGCGGACGAAGTGGTGTCGGCGGAATTGCAGGCGGATATTCGGAGTCGCTTCAATTCAGAGCCGCCGGAGGATGCCTTTGAGATGAACCGGCACAGCTATTACGCGGGCAAGTTGATTAATCACTCGGGCTGGTATCCGCAGTGGCGGCTGTTTCTTTATCGCAAGGGCGCGGCGGAGTGGGGCGGCCACGAGCCGCATACGACTATTGAATTCAAGGGCACGCGCAAAGCGCGGCTGCGCGGCGATCTCTACCATCATACGTACTCGAATATCCGGCATCACATGTCAAAGCTGGTTGCGCAGGCGCACGATTCCGCGGTCGCCATGCAGGCGGCGGGCCGACGAGCGAGTTGGCTGGACATCTGTCTGCGGAGTCCGTGGGCAATCTTTCGCGCCTACTGGCTGGACCTCGGGGTGCTGGACGGATTTTACGGTCTGGTAATCGCAGTCAGCGCCGGCTACTACACGTTTCTGAAATATATCATGCTACGGGAATTGAATCGCAGCGCGCCAACGTCGGTCGAGACGCGGTGATCGCGACTTCCAGAACGGACACGGAGTGCGGATAGTCGGCCTCCTGTTCAAGCGCATCGGCGACAGCTTCATGGCGCAGCCGGCGTTACGGGCATTGAAGCGCATGTGGCCGGAATCGCAGATCGCGGTCATCGCCGAACGGCAGGCGGCCCGCGTGTTTGAGGGCCTGGCTTACGTCGATGAGATTCGTATGTTTGATTCGTCCGCGACGACGCTGGCGCTGGTTCGCTTGCTGCGGCAGTCGGGCGCGCCCGACATAGTGCTGGATTTCATGGCGAATCCACGGACGGCGTTGGTTACGCTGCTGTCAGGGGCGCCGCAACGGGTGGGCATCGCGTATCGGTGGCGCGGCTGGGTGTACACAAGCGTGGTGGCGGTGCAGGACCGGCAGACACCGAGTTACAGCGCCATTCACAAGTTAGGTCTCGCGCGGGCACTCGGTGCGGCCGCGACGGATCACACGACGGAGTTCAGGCTGCGGGAATCGGACGTGTCGTTTGCCGACGCGGAATTCCGGGCCCGCGGCATGGACGGGAGCGCGGCGGTTGTGGCCTTTTTCGTGCATAGCCGCCGGCCCTATAAGCGGTGGGCCGGCGCGAATTATGCCGAATTGATTCGCCGGACCAAGGACTCCGGCTTGGCTCGCCCGCTGCTCTTGCACACGCCGGGCGACGACGACTCCGTGCGGGAAGTTGAAACGCTTGCACGACTCGACGCCGACGAGACCCTATCGGTCGGCGACCTTGGGCAACTGGGCGCGGTGCTCAAGCGCTGCAGACTGCTTGTGGGAAACGACGGCGGTCCCAAACATCTGGCGGTCGCCGTCGGCACGCGCACCGTAACGCTCTTCGGGACGGAACCGCCGGAATACTGGACGCCGCCGGATGCCTCGCGTCATGCGGCGTTGACGGCGGGCATTGGCCGCGAAGCGCGTGGGACGCTGGACGCGATCGCGGTCGATCAAGTACTCTCGGAAATCCGCGCGCGGCTGGACGGAACATCATCATGAATCCGGAACCAAGGTCAATACTGATATTCAGAAACGGGTCGTTAGGTAACACGCTGGTGGCGACACCCGCGATCCGGGCGATCCGTGAGCGTTGGCCGCACGCGACGATGCACCTCGTGGTGGACTCGCTGGGATGCGAGTTGTTTGCGCGCTGCCCGTGGTTCGACACGATCATCCGTTACGAGAAGCACGGGCACGATCGCGGGGCGCTCCGCCACGCGCGGTTGGTCCAACGGTTACGCGAACTGGAGCCAACGCATGCGGTGTTGTTCAAGCGGTTTTTCCGCAATGGATTGCTCGCCAAGTTGTCGGGCGCGCGGGTCAGGCTCGGGTTTCGCACGGGCGGCTCGGCGCCGTTTCTCAATCTGACGGTTCCGTATGACGAGACCGTTTCGATCGTGGATTTGAATTTGCGACTCGCGAATTTGTTGGATGCGCATGCGGCGAATCGGGAGCTGTCGTTGTTCTTGTCAGCGGACGATTGCGCGGCCGCGGATGCGCTGTTGCGCGCCCGGCAGATCGGCCACGGTCGCTATGTGGTGGCGCACTACGGCGGTTCGACCACCGCTCCGGACTTTGTCTCGCTTCCGCGGCTGGCGGATCTCCTGCGGCGGATTCGCGGTGACCAACCGGTGGTCTTGATCGGATCCGGCAATTTGGAGCGGCAGCACGCGGAACAGCTGGGGACCGCCATCGGGAATGCGGTGGTCGCCTGCGATTTGCCGATTCGCGTATTGGCGGCGATCTTGCGGCGCGCGGACTGTTATGTCGGCATGAACTCCGGACCGGCGCACCTCGCCGCCGCGGCGGGCACTCCCGGAGTTGTGATCTTTCGACCGGATGATCGACTTGAACGGGAACTGGTGAAGTGGCGGCCGCCATCGGAAGTGATGGCGGCGGTGGTTCCGCCGACGGGAGAATCTCCCGCGGCGTGGAATGAGTTCGGCGAACTTACCGAGCGGACGGCGAGACGACTTTGTGCACATCGCGCCGTCAAGGCGGTCGGGAAGGAGTAGGTGCAAGCCACGACCGGCAGTCCACTTCGGGTCGGATTTTCGATTCCGACCTATCGCAATGCGGATGCGCTCGCGGCATGCCTGACGTCGATCTCGCGGCACGAACAGTTGGAACCTGGGGCCATCGTGGTGGTGGATGACTCGGGCACAGGGGAAGTGGCGAATGCGTTGCGCGCCGCCTTTCCGCACGTGACGTGGAAGTGTCATGATCGGAACATGGGCTTTGCGGCGGCGGCAAACCACGCCGTCACGGCGAATCCGTGCGAGCTGGTGGTGCTGTTGAACGACGACACGGAGTTACGCGGGCCGGTGTCGCCCGCGCTGCGGGAGTGGTTCGCGAGACCGGATTTGTTTGCGGTGACGTTTCAATCGGTTCAGCGCGACGGCCGGTTTCGCGAGGGGGCGAAGCGGCTGGTGTGGCGCTGGGGCATTCCGCGCATCCTGCACAATCCGCGCGACCAACGTTCGGCGGTAAATGGCGTATCGCCGTCCGACTACGCGGTGGGCGGTCACTGCGCGTTGCACAAGGCGCGGTTCGTCGCGCTGGCCGGGTTCGATGCGATGTACTTCCCGTTTTACTGGGAGGACGTGGATTTGTGCGTCCGCGCGAGCGCCCGCGGTTGGCCGACCGTCTATGATCCGGGGTGTGTGGTCGTGCACGACGGCGTGAGCGCGATTCGCTCGAACTTCGAGGTGGCGCGGATTCGCGAGATTGTCAGCCGGAACCGGATTCTATTTGCCCGCCGGCATGCGCGTGGCGTGCAGCGGATCTTGCTGCCGCTCGGATTGCTGGTGCAGCGCGGGAAGTCCGAACTCGTGGCGCGGAAAACATGAGCGCGGGACCCGGAGAGGCAACGGCGACCAACCGCAACGCAAACGGCCCGAATGACTGCTCATTCGGGCCGTTTCGCGATGGGGCCGGGTCCGGCTATTCGCTGAGGCCAAACTCGCGCATGCGGAGCGGATCCTGCAACAGCTCGGTGTGCGGACCGCTCCATGCCAGTGCGCCCTCGGACATGACCAGACAGGTACCGCCGATGCTCCGAATCAACTCAATCTCGTGCGTAACCGTGACCAGGATCCGGCGGATCGTGACCCAGTCCCGGAGGAAGCGTGTAATGCGCGACGCATGGTTATCATCCAGGCCGATAGTGGGTTCGTCCACAATGAGGAGATCGGGATTGCGCGCCGCCTGCAACGCCAGTGCGGTCAATCGGGCGAAGCCCATCGACAGGAGATAGGGATTCCGATCCAACAACTCGGGATCTTTCAGTCCGAATTCGGTCAGGATGCGTTCGATGTCGCGGGGGTCGGCATTTGCGGCAACTTCCCGGAATTCATCCCGCACGGAGTCGGCGAAGAAGAGCTGCTCGGGAAACTGGAAGACGTAGGCGGCGACCGGTCGGGTCAAGGCGAGCGAGTCAGCCCACGCGATGGAACCGGATTGCGCGGAAAGCAGGCCGGCCAAGAGCATACTCAGCGTGGACTTGCCGGAGCCGGACGGGCCGCAAATCAGGTAGGACTCGCCGCGTTGCAGCCGAAGACTTACGTCGCGGACGCCCCGCACCGTCGCGCCGGCATCCTCGTAGCTGAAGCTGACCTGTTTCAGTTCGAGGTCAGGCATGGGTGCCGGCTCGCGAACGCGCCGCGAGTTCGCTGCGGATCGAGTCGGGATCGGTCTCGATGACGGTTCGCTGATTAAGCAGATACCAGCGATCGACGGGGATATCGGCGCGCAGCCGGGGGAGCGCCCAGAGGCAGCCGGTGCGGGGCCGGACTTGTTCGAGCGCCGCGCGAAAGCTCGCGCGGGAAGGCGCATCGAGGAAGGAGTCGGGTTCGTCCAGCAGCAAGAAGGCCGGGTTCGAAATCATGATCGCGGCAAGCGCCACGCGCTGTTTCTGGCCGCCGGAGAGCCGCTGGGGCTGCCGCATGCGGAGGTCAGCGAGGTTGAATTGTCGTAAGGCGGTCTCGACGCGGGTCTGAATTTCAGCGGACGGCACGCCGCGGAATTCGAGACCGAGCGCCAGCTCATTTTCGACGGTATCAGCGAGCATCTGGTGATCCGGATTCTGCAGGATCACGCCGATCGAATTCCGCGCGGCGAGCGCGGACGAAGCATCGACGGAAATGTCACCGGCCACGGGCGCGAGCAGCCCCGCGATCAACCGGAGCAGCGTAGTTTTTCCGGCGCCATTGGGACCGATCAGGGCGACGGTCTCGCCGGTGTTCACGAACAAGTTGACGTCGCCGATCAAGTCCGCCGAATCGCGATAGGCAAAGGATAGGCGGCTAACGCGGAGCTGCGACACGAATGGCTCCGCTG
The nucleotide sequence above comes from candidate division KSB1 bacterium. Encoded proteins:
- a CDS encoding class I SAM-dependent methyltransferase translates to MKTPKQFRRVEQSWDEFWAEFWRIRLIDGDETVAWKNEQVVEFCWQVLKLKSGMSVLDLGCGGGYQAVLLAQRGVKVHGIDVSAKLAAHGTKLAKQMKVPATFAAGDMRKLSYHEQFDRVVVLGMSFGFGSEEENVHTAERIFRAVKPGGMVLLTGMHPYSASTHAGPDWMETNEGLLIHRGEFDPLTSRLGGMWELVRPDGTIITEGDNPEQDGIRCYSAPEIKRIVTEAGFRRPACYGSWMLPPADLQWFSSELITVAEKPAKRRSS
- the dusB gene encoding tRNA dihydrouridine synthase DusB, whose translation is MTSRAETVVQLGPLRLSSPAILAPLAGYTDSAMRRISRRHGAALVFSEMLSGEGARRHGEKTFKMAGFQPEERPYFVQFFATNPEQAADAAKRLAELQPDGLDLNFGCPVKRIILNQGGSALLKDVPLLASIVAAAVKATSLPVSVKMRSGWDRRSLNAVTVARAVADAGAAWVTVHARTRSEFFEGRAHWEWIGEVKSAIGIPVIGNGDVRTPEDAATLLRTTQCDAVMIGRAAIGYPFIFREINSLLSTGDPGPAPTPRERGDAAAQHLAWMLERYPERRAVNEFRKHLIGYVRGLPMSSRFKNHAVRLNSAADVLEALHFFVSSLPDEPFARPLATLADAPVWS
- a CDS encoding arsenate reductase ArsC, which gives rise to MNPKPVVLVVCTGNSMRSQLGEAMLRLELGDHIEIHSAGTHPGFVHPLTIRSLHALGIDTTALRSKGIAEFLNRKLDLVITVCDSAHETCPYLPGARKTVHRGYPDPIRRIDADDAQERMNALRDQMRAELRALVIDELSLPVPKPAS
- a CDS encoding bifunctional metallophosphatase/5'-nucleotidase; its protein translation is MRKFAVVLWMLTVAAISSAAGRQLVIFHTNDIHGHFVPEPAEWRDDKALVGGVAALEAKLTELRKRYPATVYLDAGDLMTGNPICTIDYDGVRGGALHDMLQRVGITAQAVGNHDLDLGADHATAFVAQAAYPQLCANLIRRANGQPFAAPTLITEQNGLRIGVIGLILDGLADVVAKKCIDPFSISDAAETAQRCIDELDPTTDLIILLTHIGVDGDRELARKIHGADVIIGGHSHTRLKTPELVNQVIIAQAGSYCKNLGVLELTVDGDSVTKFDGRLDELLAVSGGPRTALALLADSLETVIQARYGEVIGDLGEPWTRGYYKTSNVGNWICDRLREQFAADVALVNAGGIRSDWSPGPITLLKVMELLPFENSAVTFDASGAQLLSIAREQALAHGCETHGVLEVSGLTVRYRKRGAEVALTEALVNGQPIDSAKSYRVASIDFVAVSQAERYLGFQPSTLQNSGQMLNEFITAEIKRARGPITADPTPRIEQVP
- a CDS encoding glycosyltransferase family 4 protein, with amino-acid sequence MRKGEPLRVAISAYVRFANALAWHAYEQAYALHRAGHEVLLFCQAGSPLATRCADATFGVHSELNLHRWSPPEVARNLREVRRALAAFRPDVLHPHCPPGHTYFALAQGVVGDQVPLVRTVSEPRRPKANPINSYLHRRRTDGMIYTTETSVVRYRNLLAGARLPQRVILPGFRANEFVEGVRSAGYRGQVGLSPEVVLAGVIARMSPEKGQEVLIEALSLLSEAERSRLHVVMAGEDSRERGQRQLRALAEQFGVAATVSFLPKLADVRPLMSELELGIITSTTSEAICRVALEYMSFGIPVVSSDVNILPEVVIDGRNGWVFRNRDAAGLAAVLSAAVTSAGDRKSRGAAGSVLVREQFAPEREVAATLELFAVAAAYHCGRHS
- a CDS encoding glycosyltransferase family 2 protein encodes the protein MSAKLPISLVVIAHNEERNIERCLRAAEFCAERIVVDSGSTDGTPERARSCGARVIARSWTGYRDQKNFGSAQATQPWVLCIDADEVVSAELQADIRSRFNSEPPEDAFEMNRHSYYAGKLINHSGWYPQWRLFLYRKGAAEWGGHEPHTTIEFKGTRKARLRGDLYHHTYSNIRHHMSKLVAQAHDSAVAMQAAGRRASWLDICLRSPWAIFRAYWLDLGVLDGFYGLVIAVSAGYYTFLKYIMLRELNRSAPTSVETR
- a CDS encoding glycosyltransferase family 9 protein, giving the protein MRIVGLLFKRIGDSFMAQPALRALKRMWPESQIAVIAERQAARVFEGLAYVDEIRMFDSSATTLALVRLLRQSGAPDIVLDFMANPRTALVTLLSGAPQRVGIAYRWRGWVYTSVVAVQDRQTPSYSAIHKLGLARALGAAATDHTTEFRLRESDVSFADAEFRARGMDGSAAVVAFFVHSRRPYKRWAGANYAELIRRTKDSGLARPLLLHTPGDDDSVREVETLARLDADETLSVGDLGQLGAVLKRCRLLVGNDGGPKHLAVAVGTRTVTLFGTEPPEYWTPPDASRHAALTAGIGREARGTLDAIAVDQVLSEIRARLDGTSS
- a CDS encoding glycosyltransferase family 9 protein, producing the protein MNPEPRSILIFRNGSLGNTLVATPAIRAIRERWPHATMHLVVDSLGCELFARCPWFDTIIRYEKHGHDRGALRHARLVQRLRELEPTHAVLFKRFFRNGLLAKLSGARVRLGFRTGGSAPFLNLTVPYDETVSIVDLNLRLANLLDAHAANRELSLFLSADDCAAADALLRARQIGHGRYVVAHYGGSTTAPDFVSLPRLADLLRRIRGDQPVVLIGSGNLERQHAEQLGTAIGNAVVACDLPIRVLAAILRRADCYVGMNSGPAHLAAAAGTPGVVIFRPDDRLERELVKWRPPSEVMAAVVPPTGESPAAWNEFGELTERTARRLCAHRAVKAVGKE
- a CDS encoding glycosyltransferase family 2 protein yields the protein MQATTGSPLRVGFSIPTYRNADALAACLTSISRHEQLEPGAIVVVDDSGTGEVANALRAAFPHVTWKCHDRNMGFAAAANHAVTANPCELVVLLNDDTELRGPVSPALREWFARPDLFAVTFQSVQRDGRFREGAKRLVWRWGIPRILHNPRDQRSAVNGVSPSDYAVGGHCALHKARFVALAGFDAMYFPFYWEDVDLCVRASARGWPTVYDPGCVVVHDGVSAIRSNFEVARIREIVSRNRILFARRHARGVQRILLPLGLLVQRGKSELVARKT
- a CDS encoding ABC transporter ATP-binding protein — encoded protein: MPDLELKQVSFSYEDAGATVRGVRDVSLRLQRGESYLICGPSGSGKSTLSMLLAGLLSAQSGSIAWADSLALTRPVAAYVFQFPEQLFFADSVRDEFREVAANADPRDIERILTEFGLKDPELLDRNPYLLSMGFARLTALALQAARNPDLLIVDEPTIGLDDNHASRITRFLRDWVTIRRILVTVTHEIELIRSIGGTCLVMSEGALAWSGPHTELLQDPLRMREFGLSE
- a CDS encoding ABC transporter ATP-binding protein, with product MSQLRVSRLSFAYRDSADLIGDVNLFVNTGETVALIGPNGAGKTTLLRLIAGLLAPVAGDISVDASSALAARNSIGVILQNPDHQMLADTVENELALGLEFRGVPSAEIQTRVETALRQFNLADLRMRQPQRLSGGQKQRVALAAIMISNPAFLLLDEPDSFLDAPSRASFRAALEQVRPRTGCLWALPRLRADIPVDRWYLLNQRTVIETDPDSIRSELAARSRAGTHA